From a single Hippoglossus stenolepis isolate QCI-W04-F060 chromosome 2, HSTE1.2, whole genome shotgun sequence genomic region:
- the LOC118121509 gene encoding ADP-ribosylation factor-binding protein GGA1, producing MAAAPPEEVSLESRINKATNPLNKENDWDNIKGFCDQLNNEPEGPQLATRLLAHKIQSPQEWEAMQALMVLETCMKSCGKRFHIEVGKFRFLNELIKVVSPKYLGARAPDPVKKKVLEMVYSWTVRLPEETKIADAYQMLKKQGIVKQDPVLPDDKPLPPPPPRAKSAVFEDEEKSKTLSRLLNSTHPEDLRAANKLIKEMVQEDQKRVEKVSKRVNAIQEVKESVSLLSQLLEGYSKESCSQSNQELIKDLYQRCEKMRPTLFRLASDTEDNDEALADILQANDSLTQVINLYRQLVKGEEITKDGTSMPSQPGNSSSALLDLMGLNASANPEPSNLQTLNQNVGISLLDDELMSLGLNVTENYDSQNSFQSSDSTESSAPSASTAVLLPAVVQTQHAPPAGGSTAPPKAMEELDLLGKTLMQQSLPPESQQVKWDKVQPHSRVTLRDLQTMSTASSRPAPPANTTSSAPAPGPTSGLSVHSEQPDALLLSNLSLTAAEKGSSAAGDLYDSISLSDVTVPLESIKPSSLLPVTVFDKHSLRVLFTFARDCPPSRPDVLVVIISMLSSAPSLVTNIRFQAAVPKVMKVKLQPPSSTELPAFNPILPPAAITQILLLANPHKEKVRLRFKLTFNLGDKSHDESGDVDQFPPPNTWGNL from the exons ATGGCGGCGGCGCCTCCAGAAGAGGTTAGCCTGGAGTCTCGAATCA ACAAGGCCACCAACCCTCTGAACAAGGAGAATGACTGGGACAACATCAAGGGGTTTTGTGATCAGCTCAACAATGAACCAGAAGG TCCTCAGCTTGCAACCAGACTTCTGGCCCACAAAATCCAGTCTCCTCAGGAGTGGGAGGCTATGCAAGCGCTTATG GTTCTTGAAACGTGCATGAAGAGCTGTGGGAAGCGATTTCACATTGAAGTGGGGAAGTTTCGTTTTCTCAATGAGCTCATCAAGGTGGTTTCACCCAAG TATTTAGGTGCGCGGGCTCCCGATCCAGTGAAGAAGAAGGTGTTAGAGATGGTGTACAGCTGGACGGTGAGGCTGCCAGAGGAGACCAAGATAGCAGACGCGTATCAGATGCTGAAAAAGCAGG GTATTGTCAAACAGGATCCTGTGCTTCCTGATGACAAGcccctcccaccccctccacctAGAGCTAAAAGTGCAGTTtttgaggatgaagagaaatcCAAG ACGCTGTCTCGCTTATTGAACAGCACTCACCCAGAAGATCTAAGAGCAGCAAACAAGCTCATTAAGGAAATGGTTCAGGAA GATCAAAAGCGAGTGGAAAAGGTATCAAAGCGAGTGAACGCCATccaggaggtgaaggagagcgTCAGCCTGCTGAGCCAGCTGCTGGAGGGCTACAGTAAGGAGAGCTGCTCCCAGAGCAACCAGGAACTCATTAAG GATCTGTACCAGCGCTGTGAAAAGATGAGGCCCACACTTTTCCGATTGGCCAGCGACACGGAGGATAACGACGAAGCCTTGG CGGATATATTACAGGCCAATGACAGCTTGACACAGGTCATCAATCTGTACAGACAGCTGGTAAAGGGGGAGGAGATAACAAAAGATGGCACATCAATGCCCTCACAACCAG GCAACAGTAGCTCAGCACTCTTAGACCTGATGGGACTGAATGCATCAGCCAACCCAGAGCCCTCCAACCTACAGACCCTTAATCAGAACGTGGGCATCAGCCTCTTGGATGATGAACTCATGTCTCTGG GATTGAATGTAACGGAAAACTACGACTCCCAGAACTCTTTTCAG tcCTCTGATAGCACAGAATCTTCTGCTCCATCGGCATCGACTGCAGTGTTGCTACCAGCTGTGGTCCAGACACAGCATGCTCCGCCAGCAGGGGGCTCCACTGCTCCTCCTAAAGCCATGGAAGAGCTGGATCTGCTGGGGAAGACATTAATGCAGCAGTCCCTACCTCCAGAGAGCCAGCAGGTCAAATg GGATAAGGTCCAACCTCACTCCAGAGTCACTTTACGAGATCTCCAGACCATGTCCACTGCCAGCTCTagacctgctcctcctgcaaacaccacctcctctgctccagctccagggCCCACGTCCGGCCTGTCCGTCCATTCAGAGCAGCCCgacgctctcctcctctccaacCTCAGTCTCACAGCTGCTGAAAAAGGCTCATCGGCTGCTGGCGACCTCTATGACAGCATCTCTCTAAGTGACGTTACTGTGCCTCTGGAGTCAATCAAACCAA GCAGCCTGTTGCCAGTGACCGTATTCGATAAACACAGTCTCCGGGTTTTGTTCACCTTTGCTCGTGACTGTCCTCCGTCCCGGCCGGACGTGCTGGTGGTGATCATCTCCATGCTGTCCTCGGCCCCCAGTCTTGTCACCAACATCCGCTTTCAGGCTGCTGTGCCCAAG gtgatgaaggtgaagctgcagcctcCCTCTAGTACTGAGCTCCCAGCCTTCAACCCCATCCTGCCTCCAGCTGCCATCACACAGATCCTGCTGCTGGCCAACCCACACAAG gaaAAAGTACGTTTGCG